A genomic segment from Tuwongella immobilis encodes:
- a CDS encoding DUF4326 domain-containing protein, whose amino-acid sequence MPDPRIQYVLDGATIVANQQSSADKELIRWARARGLYARIDRATRWGNPFRVTASAPREVVVIQYLHWIATQRELLRDLPQLRGKVLGCWCAPEACHGHVLLGLITNNGWLPIDIAPKDGTRILLFRQSAKPAVRIGFWDRDRLLFHRNPPPTWICAGSGHEFAPDQLPTHWRPIPDLPSSPTQSAG is encoded by the coding sequence ATGCCAGATCCACGGATTCAATACGTGTTGGATGGGGCCACAATTGTGGCCAATCAACAAAGCAGCGCGGACAAGGAACTGATTCGCTGGGCCCGCGCGCGGGGGCTATATGCGCGGATCGACCGCGCAACTCGGTGGGGCAATCCGTTTCGGGTCACTGCGTCGGCACCCCGCGAAGTGGTGGTAATCCAGTATCTGCATTGGATCGCAACGCAGCGGGAATTGCTGCGGGATCTGCCGCAATTGCGCGGCAAGGTACTCGGTTGCTGGTGCGCCCCAGAAGCGTGTCACGGGCATGTGTTGCTGGGATTGATTACCAACAACGGCTGGCTGCCGATCGACATCGCTCCGAAGGATGGCACCAGGATTCTGCTATTCCGCCAATCTGCCAAACCCGCGGTGCGGATCGGCTTTTGGGATCGGGATCGCCTGTTGTTCCACCGCAATCCTCCACCAACCTGGATTTGCGCTGGATCGGGACACGAGTTTGCTCCAGACCAACTGCCAACGCATTGGAGGCCAATTCCCGATCTGCCAAGCAGCCCAACGCAATCTGCTGGCTGA
- a CDS encoding DUF5131 family protein, producing the protein MAESSGIEWTDATWNPLTGCTKISAGCANCYAEPLSRRLQLMGSDRYHNGFELTLHEHVIDLPMRWKRPRRVFVNSMSDLFHVDVPTDFIQRVFATMVAAKWHQYQILTKRSDRLSELAGQLPWPEQIWQGVTVESAAYVSRIDHLRAVPAMTRFLSLEPLLGPIPNLDLSGIHWVIIGGESGSRSRPIEREWVIDIIAQCDAQQVPVFFKQWGGPAKHLAGRSLDGRTYDGLPAPPSQRIALPTLFPEE; encoded by the coding sequence ATGGCTGAATCGTCAGGCATCGAATGGACCGATGCTACCTGGAATCCCCTCACCGGCTGCACCAAGATCAGCGCGGGTTGCGCCAACTGCTACGCGGAACCGCTCTCCCGCCGCCTGCAACTGATGGGATCCGACCGCTATCACAACGGATTCGAGCTCACCCTGCATGAGCATGTCATTGACTTGCCCATGCGGTGGAAACGACCGCGACGGGTATTCGTCAACTCGATGAGCGATTTGTTCCACGTGGATGTGCCGACTGATTTCATCCAGCGCGTGTTCGCCACGATGGTGGCCGCGAAGTGGCATCAGTATCAGATCCTGACCAAGCGAAGCGATCGACTTTCGGAACTGGCTGGGCAATTGCCCTGGCCGGAACAAATCTGGCAGGGTGTGACCGTCGAGAGCGCGGCATATGTGTCGCGGATTGATCATCTTCGGGCAGTGCCGGCGATGACCCGGTTCTTGTCGCTGGAACCCCTTCTCGGCCCGATTCCAAATTTGGATCTTTCCGGAATCCACTGGGTGATCATCGGCGGCGAGTCCGGCAGCCGATCCCGTCCGATCGAACGCGAATGGGTGATCGACATCATCGCCCAATGCGATGCCCAGCAGGTGCCGGTGTTCTTCAAGCAATGGGGTGGCCCGGCCAAGCATCTTGCCGGCCGCTCGCTGGATGGCCGCACCTACGATGGACTCCCTGCACCGCCGTCTCAGCGCATCGCTCTGCCGACTTTGTTTCCAGAGGAATAA
- a CDS encoding nucleoside triphosphate pyrophosphohydrolase family protein has product MSYSSDFSLNRIARQILANSIEKGFRARCESCGGSGLVLLHSDGTRTQWEPKSGPPSEGSSLWACGACHGRGTTVASRHISEEIALIHSEVSELLELARIPNGLEQVGPHIGLPAGMIEAADIIIRVLDLAAARDWDMEKAIQAKVKYNASRPVKHGNKLF; this is encoded by the coding sequence ATGAGTTATTCCAGTGATTTCAGCCTGAACCGCATTGCCCGGCAAATCCTGGCGAACAGCATCGAAAAGGGCTTTCGCGCTCGGTGCGAGTCTTGCGGCGGCAGCGGGCTCGTGCTGTTGCATTCGGACGGCACAAGAACGCAGTGGGAACCGAAGTCCGGCCCACCATCCGAGGGATCATCTCTTTGGGCATGCGGCGCATGTCATGGTCGCGGCACGACTGTTGCGAGTCGGCACATTTCCGAGGAAATTGCCCTGATTCACAGCGAGGTCAGCGAGTTATTGGAGTTGGCCCGCATCCCGAATGGATTGGAGCAGGTTGGCCCTCACATTGGTCTGCCAGCAGGGATGATTGAGGCTGCGGACATCATCATCCGCGTGCTTGACCTGGCCGCAGCACGCGATTGGGACATGGAAAAAGCAATCCAGGCCAAGGTGAAATACAACGCAAGTCGACCCGTCAAACACGGCAACAAATTGTTCTGA
- a CDS encoding VRR-NUC domain-containing protein, with the protein MSEQDLVNLLIAYLRLKRCFVWRQNQGGMRDRTNRFVRFCSQSGISDIIGMLPNGRFLAIEAKLPGNKPKPHQQEFLDAVNLTGGLALCVHSLEELQTELQRVGIEPRKG; encoded by the coding sequence ATGAGCGAACAGGATCTGGTCAATCTGCTGATTGCCTATTTGCGCCTGAAACGATGCTTTGTTTGGCGGCAGAACCAAGGTGGCATGCGCGATCGCACCAATCGATTCGTGCGGTTCTGCTCGCAGTCGGGCATCAGTGACATCATCGGCATGTTGCCCAATGGCCGCTTTCTGGCCATCGAAGCGAAACTGCCAGGAAACAAGCCAAAACCGCATCAGCAAGAGTTTCTTGATGCGGTGAATCTCACGGGTGGATTGGCCTTGTGCGTCCACTCGTTGGAAGAGCTGCAAACGGAATTGCAGCGCGTCGGAATCGAACCACGGAAGGGGTAA
- a CDS encoding putative metallopeptidase, protein MSIEIASRDGDHRALYEFMDHQIANYHPHLAEAHIILGFHFGWKADADGRIRLIQVTRPTPLVTAISRFEDVDFVILFNVDSFRTMTPTQRLALLDEGLCHCRGGLDRTGLESPYRVVKPDFLGFIENVRRYGAWRADLMLTRNAFGGEEVGLFSDIGNELPAPDEDEEDSEDDDNDGGFAGEVSHG, encoded by the coding sequence ATGAGTATCGAAATCGCGTCACGCGATGGGGATCATCGCGCACTGTACGAGTTCATGGACCATCAAATTGCCAATTATCACCCGCATTTAGCGGAAGCTCATATCATTCTCGGGTTCCATTTTGGCTGGAAGGCCGACGCCGACGGTCGAATCCGATTGATCCAAGTCACTCGGCCAACGCCGCTGGTGACGGCCATCTCACGTTTTGAGGATGTCGATTTCGTCATCCTGTTCAACGTGGATTCTTTTAGGACGATGACACCGACTCAACGATTGGCATTGCTGGATGAGGGGCTCTGTCACTGTCGCGGTGGGCTCGATCGCACCGGCTTGGAATCCCCTTACCGAGTCGTCAAACCGGATTTCCTGGGCTTCATTGAAAACGTCAGGCGTTATGGGGCTTGGCGGGCAGATCTCATGCTGACCCGCAACGCATTCGGCGGCGAGGAAGTCGGTCTGTTTTCCGACATCGGCAACGAATTGCCCGCGCCGGATGAGGATGAGGAAGATTCGGAAGACGATGACAACGATGGCGGGTTCGCCGGGGAGGTTTCCCATGGCTGA
- a CDS encoding DNA-methyltransferase, with protein MTIISPGIYIGDCLQLLPRWPAATMDLIFADPPFNIGYEYDRYNDRRSRADYLQWTEDWLAAIKRMLKPTGSVYVAIGDEFVAELKVRLDALGLTMRNWIIWHYTFGVNCTQKFNRSHAHILYYVADPKRFTFNADAVRVPSARQTAYADPRANPRGKLPDDTWVLRPQADERCFSPHDDTWAVSRVCGTFKERTNHPCQMPEAILERILRVSTNPGDWVLDPFAGSGTTLAVAKRLGRQFLGCELSPDYASGIEQRLEAIGG; from the coding sequence ATGACCATCATTTCACCGGGCATATACATCGGCGATTGCCTGCAATTGCTCCCGCGCTGGCCGGCGGCGACGATGGATCTGATCTTCGCCGATCCACCGTTCAACATCGGTTACGAATATGATCGCTACAACGATCGCCGATCCCGCGCTGATTACTTGCAATGGACCGAAGACTGGCTCGCCGCCATCAAGCGCATGCTCAAGCCGACCGGCTCCGTCTATGTGGCGATCGGCGATGAATTCGTTGCCGAGCTGAAAGTGCGGTTGGATGCACTTGGCTTGACGATGCGGAATTGGATCATCTGGCATTACACCTTTGGCGTGAATTGCACTCAGAAATTCAACCGCTCGCATGCTCACATTCTGTATTACGTCGCTGATCCCAAGCGATTCACCTTCAATGCCGATGCGGTGCGGGTGCCATCCGCGCGCCAGACCGCCTATGCCGACCCGCGTGCCAATCCACGAGGGAAACTTCCGGACGATACCTGGGTGCTTCGCCCGCAGGCGGATGAGCGTTGTTTCAGCCCGCATGACGATACTTGGGCAGTGTCGCGGGTCTGCGGCACGTTCAAGGAGCGCACCAATCACCCCTGTCAGATGCCCGAAGCGATCCTCGAGCGCATCCTCCGGGTATCCACCAATCCAGGCGATTGGGTGCTGGATCCATTTGCCGGTTCCGGAACAACTCTGGCGGTTGCCAAGCGTCTCGGTCGCCAATTCCTGGGATGTGAATTGTCGCCGGATTATGCGTCAGGAATCGAACAGCGGCTTGAAGCCATCGGCGGATGA